One window of the Bacteroidia bacterium genome contains the following:
- the uvrB gene encoding excinuclease ABC subunit UvrB, with product MDLKLISPFSPTGDQPEAIKQLVDGINSDLKYQTLLGVTGSGKTFTIANMLAQVKRPALILSHNKTLAAQLYSEFKQFFPENKVEYFVSYYDYYQPEAYIPSSDTYIEKDLAINDEIEKLRLSATSALLSGRQDVIVVSSVSCIYGIGNPDDFYNSVIEIFVGQKISRDKLLKQLVDSLYSRTENDFTRGTFRVRGDTVDIFIAYDDVATRIIFFGDEIEEISTINPESCITIDNHEKQRIYPANIFVTSKNRIHEAIREIQDDLFLQIESFKSKGQMLEAKRIEERVTFDLEMIKELGYCSGIENYSRYFDGRKPGTRPFCLLDYFPKDFITIIDESHVTIPQIRGMHGGDKARKKNLVEYGFRLPAAADNRPLQYDEFSSIINQVIFVSATPTDYELQLSEGIVAEQVIRPTGIMDPQIEVRPSLNQVDDLMHEVDIRIKRKERILVTTLTKRMAEELAKYFTKFDIKCRYIHSDVETLDRVEIMDGLRNGVFDVLIGVNLLREGLDLPEVSLVAILDADKEGFLRSARSLTQTAGRAARHLSGRVIMYADKITESMRKTIEETDRRREKQLKYNSDNDITPQQIIRASKSILGDFKQHQAKANAKAYIENESFDIAADPVLKYMNQDQIKKAIDAARKSMEKEAKALNFIEAAMFRDEIYRLEKLLGKKNN from the coding sequence ATGGACTTAAAACTTATATCTCCTTTCTCACCAACAGGCGACCAGCCCGAAGCTATTAAACAATTAGTAGACGGAATAAATTCAGATTTAAAATATCAAACACTTTTAGGTGTAACCGGGTCAGGAAAAACTTTCACTATCGCAAATATGCTTGCACAAGTGAAAAGACCGGCTTTAATTTTAAGTCATAATAAAACTTTAGCAGCTCAACTATATTCAGAATTTAAGCAATTCTTTCCGGAAAATAAAGTTGAGTATTTTGTTTCTTATTACGATTACTATCAACCTGAAGCTTATATCCCCTCCTCAGACACTTATATTGAAAAAGATCTTGCAATAAATGATGAAATTGAAAAACTTAGGCTCAGTGCAACATCTGCCCTATTATCAGGAAGACAGGATGTTATTGTGGTTTCTTCTGTTAGTTGCATTTATGGAATAGGTAATCCTGATGATTTTTATAATAGTGTAATTGAAATTTTTGTTGGTCAGAAAATAAGTAGAGATAAACTTTTAAAGCAATTAGTTGACAGTTTATATTCAAGAACAGAAAACGATTTTACCAGGGGCACATTTCGTGTACGAGGTGATACTGTTGACATTTTTATAGCGTATGATGACGTTGCCACAAGAATAATATTCTTTGGTGATGAAATTGAAGAAATAAGTACAATTAATCCTGAAAGTTGTATAACAATTGACAATCACGAAAAACAAAGAATTTATCCGGCAAATATTTTTGTGACATCAAAAAACAGAATTCATGAAGCTATTCGTGAAATTCAGGATGATTTATTTTTACAAATAGAATCATTTAAAAGCAAGGGTCAGATGCTTGAGGCAAAAAGAATTGAAGAGCGCGTTACTTTTGACCTTGAAATGATTAAAGAATTAGGATACTGTTCAGGAATTGAAAACTATTCGAGATATTTTGACGGAAGGAAACCAGGCACAAGACCATTCTGCCTTTTAGATTATTTTCCTAAAGATTTTATTACAATTATTGACGAAAGCCACGTTACAATTCCACAAATCAGAGGAATGCATGGTGGTGATAAAGCAAGAAAAAAGAATCTTGTTGAATATGGATTCAGATTACCTGCAGCTGCGGATAACCGTCCTTTACAATATGATGAATTCAGCAGTATAATAAATCAGGTAATATTTGTTAGTGCAACTCCAACAGATTACGAACTTCAATTGAGTGAAGGAATTGTTGCCGAACAAGTAATTCGCCCTACCGGAATTATGGACCCTCAGATAGAGGTCAGACCAAGCTTAAATCAGGTTGATGACTTAATGCATGAAGTAGACATAAGAATTAAACGGAAAGAAAGAATTCTTGTAACAACTCTCACAAAACGCATGGCGGAAGAATTGGCGAAATACTTTACAAAATTTGATATTAAATGCAGATATATCCATTCCGATGTTGAAACATTAGATCGTGTTGAAATAATGGATGGTTTGCGAAATGGCGTTTTTGATGTATTAATTGGAGTAAATCTTTTACGTGAAGGATTGGACTTACCTGAAGTTTCACTTGTTGCGATTTTAGATGCTGATAAAGAAGGATTTTTGCGTTCGGCAAGATCATTAACACAAACTGCAGGAAGAGCTGCGCGCCATTTGAGTGGCAGAGTAATTATGTATGCCGATAAAATTACGGAGTCGATGCGAAAAACAATTGAAGAAACTGACAGACGACGTGAGAAGCAACTAAAATATAATTCAGATAACGATATAACTCCTCAACAAATAATAAGAGCATCAAAATCTATACTTGGAGATTTTAAACAGCATCAGGCAAAAGCAAATGCAAAAGCATACATTGAAAATGAAAGTTTTGATATAGCAGCTGATCCGGTTTTAAAATATATGAACCAAGACCAGATAAAGAAAGCAATTGATGCTGCAAGAAAATCGATGGAGAAAGAAGCAAAGGCACTAAATTTTATAGAAGCAGCAATGTTTCGTGACGAGATTTATCGCTTAGAAAAACTTCTTGGCAAAAAAAACAACTGA
- a CDS encoding DUF3788 domain-containing protein has protein sequence MKSIFTDKTKTPTITDLKVALGNTYDLWKTLSEYAYKAYPKYKDSWAFTSEKYGWSYKISDNKRVLIYFLPRDKYFKVAFVFGNKASDEILNSDISEEIKSEIKNAKVYAEGRGIRLEVKSNVQVNDIKKLITIKISN, from the coding sequence ATGAAAAGTATTTTTACCGATAAAACTAAGACGCCTACAATAACTGATTTAAAAGTTGCTTTAGGGAATACATATGATTTATGGAAAACTCTTTCAGAATATGCTTATAAAGCTTATCCGAAATATAAAGATAGTTGGGCATTTACAAGTGAAAAATATGGTTGGAGTTATAAGATAAGTGATAACAAAAGAGTATTGATTTATTTTTTGCCAAGGGATAAATATTTTAAAGTTGCATTTGTTTTTGGCAATAAAGCATCAGATGAAATATTGAATTCTGATATTTCAGAAGAAATAAAATCAGAGATTAAAAATGCAAAAGTATATGCCGAAGGCAGAGGAATAAGACTTGAAGTAAAAAGCAATGTTCAAGTGAATGATATTAAAAAATTAATAACAATTAAAATCTCAAATTAA
- a CDS encoding T9SS type A sorting domain-containing protein: MKYLLLTVILFGVFKISFSQKIKVISAYDNQSSYTSGLFALQDTAVYRYSWYYHEWFALENNGLTRVNDTVRVSSLAVYNNKINNSSGIFVFSDTVVLNYNWFVQTWFPLSNVGLPRVNNKPDVRMLTVYGDSGSSSNSSLFALTDTAVYSYHWYYHEWYPISNSGLSISVKELPDDNIINLIAFPNPSEGNISLDLHLPSGFNEIIRVAVFDEKGILVKYFEKDNYIEGESLELTELNNLSSGLYFCEVKAGAMIKTIKMVIKK, from the coding sequence ATGAAATATTTATTATTAACTGTTATTTTATTTGGAGTTTTTAAAATTTCATTTTCTCAAAAAATAAAAGTGATCTCTGCATATGATAATCAAAGTTCTTATACAAGTGGATTATTTGCTTTGCAGGATACTGCAGTTTATCGCTACAGCTGGTATTATCACGAATGGTTTGCGCTTGAAAATAATGGTTTAACTCGTGTCAATGATACAGTGAGGGTTTCTTCATTAGCAGTATATAATAACAAAATAAATAATTCAAGTGGTATATTTGTTTTTTCAGATACTGTTGTATTAAATTATAACTGGTTTGTTCAAACCTGGTTTCCTTTATCAAATGTTGGACTTCCAAGGGTTAACAATAAGCCTGATGTTAGAATGTTAACAGTGTATGGCGATTCGGGTAGTAGCAGTAATAGTAGTTTGTTTGCTTTAACTGATACTGCAGTATATAGCTATCATTGGTATTATCACGAATGGTATCCCATATCAAATTCAGGTTTGTCAATTTCTGTAAAAGAATTGCCAGACGATAATATTATAAATTTAATTGCATTTCCTAATCCATCTGAAGGTAATATTTCTTTAGATTTGCATTTACCTTCCGGATTTAATGAGATAATAAGAGTAGCTGTTTTTGATGAAAAAGGAATACTTGTAAAGTATTTTGAAAAAGATAATTATATTGAAGGCGAATCACTAGAATTAACAGAATTAAACAATCTTAGTTCTGGTTTGTATTTCTGTGAAGTTAAAGCTGGAGCTATGATTAAAACAATTAAAATGGTAATAAAAAAGTAA
- a CDS encoding T9SS type A sorting domain-containing protein: protein MKKILLIIAIILFQYSNLFSQSGTSCSVAEPFCTGVTYGFPMNTNTAAESGPNYACLYTQPNPVWYYLLIDQPGDITIHMESSTGNDIDFVAWGPFPYPSYPCTGALTAGCTSCPNNTSDPYFYPSGNTVDCSYDPAPVENCHISSALTGQYYMLCITNYSNAAGNISFSQTNAGQTGAGSTNCSCCLLNCIFSQMDSQSSQCDSTNNTFTLTGTITFSEIRDSGFVTITPPNGTPVIIQAPFDTTESFVISGLIADEQYQNINFMYNNDPLCQATFSFIAPPPCISCYAYAGEDTSTCGLTYNLHAPNITGYSGHWSCDSAGVIIPSANSNNTAVQVPDYGYYTFIWTNVSPSNDTCSDSVTILFKRIPTSNFTVSPTTLLCEHDSLHVVYTGISSPTAQFNWLFIPAANTLQGPTDNDFWINYPISGTKNIKLTVTDNGCTSSISTVQKYIPAGYNLTTTVGVSNCTAGSTQTVQVYASGPYPPFTYSWSNVTGPPFSAGTYSVTSTDTHGCKETSTFIVDSSAFSLTTNYQNLTCYNNSSGEITVTPSGGTQPYSYLWSNGATLNTLTSLSATNYSVTVTDQMGCTLIHAHTLSQPSAITINKTITNVICYNDCNGKITSSITGGTSPYTYLWNTGETTSIIDSLCPGLYNITVTDINNCNAVQNNITVANHADMVITMPSSLSDCNGSCNGVASVTNVLNAYTPVTYNWSNGSTGASQDSLCAGSYTVTVIDFKGCTKTGTKTINATTGTVLLSNIINDSISCVTGCSGAIAASATGGVNPYTYHLGTLSNTTGTFSNICPGNYSVWAADSNNCVSNSSFSIQGLPAVIANAGPDQTICNGSYTTLTATGGISYSWSPSPAQQGIPFLYSSSRYYYVLVTDANGCTGTDNVYVTVQPLSTSYAGTDQTKCKDNNITSLSGSTNTVGEIWTGGSGVFTPNNTTINATYTPTATELSTGFVTLTLTTTTNGVCNAASDQMTISFTDPPTVDAGIDQTKCANNAVTTLAGSFTIATGAIWSGGAGTFSPNSTTLNAIYTPTASEIASGSKTLTLTTTGNGYCSAKTDQITINFTPAPTAFAGIDTNICGNDPITLNGIVTSATGGLWTGGNGTFNPNSSTLNATYTPTTTEVSTGNVNLNLTTTGVGNCIASSDVITIYFHPQINANAGSDITICIGDSITLYATGGINYIWNNSVIQGQAFTPVSTDIYTVTVTNSFGCTSSDSLFINVINPEINLTEYSDTLHSSGPYQQNICLLQWYDSQGLITGATGEIFVPVYSSDFYVISDCNGCKDTSNIFSFIYTQTNELAMDKVFIYPNPTKDEITIENVSIYKTIIITDESGKTLQVIENINKNKLNISLKNYSSGVYIIKLSANNNITISKTIIKQ from the coding sequence ATGAAAAAAATATTATTGATTATAGCAATTATTCTTTTTCAATACTCTAATTTATTTTCACAAAGCGGAACAAGTTGTAGTGTTGCAGAACCTTTTTGCACAGGTGTTACATATGGTTTTCCAATGAATACAAATACAGCTGCTGAATCTGGTCCTAATTACGCATGCCTTTATACTCAGCCAAATCCTGTATGGTATTATTTATTAATTGATCAACCTGGCGACATTACTATTCACATGGAATCATCAACTGGTAACGATATTGACTTTGTTGCCTGGGGTCCGTTTCCATATCCTTCATATCCTTGCACAGGAGCATTAACAGCCGGATGTACTTCTTGCCCAAATAACACCTCTGATCCATATTTTTATCCATCAGGAAATACTGTTGATTGTAGCTACGATCCTGCACCAGTTGAAAACTGCCATATTTCAAGTGCATTAACTGGACAATATTATATGCTTTGCATTACCAATTATTCTAATGCAGCAGGCAATATCTCATTTTCGCAAACCAATGCAGGACAAACCGGAGCGGGCTCAACTAATTGCTCATGTTGCTTATTAAATTGTATTTTCTCGCAAATGGATTCGCAATCATCCCAATGTGATTCCACTAACAACACATTCACACTTACAGGAACAATAACTTTCAGTGAAATAAGAGATTCCGGATTTGTAACAATAACTCCACCTAATGGTACTCCGGTTATTATTCAGGCACCTTTTGACACAACAGAATCTTTTGTTATTTCAGGTTTAATTGCTGACGAGCAGTATCAGAATATAAACTTTATGTATAATAATGATCCATTATGTCAAGCAACTTTCTCATTTATAGCACCACCTCCTTGTATAAGTTGTTATGCATACGCAGGAGAAGACACCTCAACATGTGGTTTAACGTATAATTTACATGCACCAAATATTACAGGCTATTCAGGACATTGGTCCTGTGATTCGGCAGGGGTTATTATTCCTTCTGCAAATTCAAATAATACAGCAGTTCAAGTTCCGGATTATGGGTATTACACATTTATCTGGACAAATGTCAGCCCCTCAAATGACACCTGTTCAGATTCTGTAACAATTCTATTTAAAAGAATACCTACTTCAAACTTTACAGTAAGTCCAACAACTTTACTATGCGAGCACGATTCATTACACGTTGTATACACAGGCATAAGTTCTCCGACAGCACAATTTAATTGGCTTTTCATTCCAGCAGCTAACACATTACAAGGACCGACTGATAATGATTTCTGGATAAACTACCCTATTTCAGGCACAAAGAACATTAAACTTACAGTTACAGATAATGGCTGTACAAGCTCAATATCAACTGTTCAAAAGTATATTCCAGCCGGTTACAATTTGACCACAACAGTTGGAGTAAGTAATTGTACAGCAGGATCAACACAAACAGTTCAGGTTTATGCAAGCGGACCATATCCACCATTTACCTATAGTTGGTCGAATGTTACAGGCCCCCCATTTTCCGCTGGCACATATTCAGTGACATCAACAGACACACATGGTTGTAAAGAAACAAGTACATTTATTGTTGACTCTTCTGCATTTTCATTAACTACAAATTATCAGAATCTAACATGTTACAATAATTCATCAGGTGAAATTACTGTAACACCAAGCGGAGGCACTCAACCTTATTCTTATCTTTGGTCAAACGGGGCAACATTAAATACTTTGACTTCTTTATCAGCGACAAATTATTCAGTAACTGTAACAGATCAGATGGGATGCACTCTTATACATGCTCATACGCTAAGTCAACCAAGTGCAATAACAATTAACAAAACTATCACTAATGTAATTTGCTATAACGATTGCAATGGAAAAATAACCTCCAGTATAACAGGTGGAACTTCACCATATACATACCTATGGAACACAGGTGAAACAACCAGTATTATTGACAGTTTATGCCCAGGATTATACAATATAACAGTAACTGATATTAATAATTGTAATGCTGTTCAGAATAACATTACAGTTGCCAATCATGCAGACATGGTAATAACAATGCCAAGTTCACTATCTGACTGTAATGGCTCCTGCAATGGTGTTGCTTCGGTAACAAATGTATTAAATGCTTACACTCCGGTAACGTACAATTGGTCGAATGGAAGTACAGGTGCTTCTCAAGACTCTTTATGTGCAGGTAGCTATACCGTTACAGTTATTGATTTTAAAGGCTGTACAAAAACCGGAACAAAAACTATAAATGCAACAACAGGTACAGTTTTACTAAGCAATATTATTAACGATTCTATAAGTTGTGTTACTGGGTGTAGTGGAGCAATTGCAGCTTCTGCAACTGGAGGTGTAAACCCATACACATACCATCTTGGAACGCTTTCAAATACGACCGGAACATTTAGCAATATTTGTCCGGGAAATTACTCTGTATGGGCTGCTGATTCCAATAATTGTGTTTCAAATTCGTCTTTTTCAATTCAAGGACTACCTGCTGTAATTGCTAATGCAGGTCCAGATCAGACTATTTGCAATGGTTCATATACAACTCTAACTGCAACAGGTGGAATTAGCTATTCATGGAGTCCAAGCCCTGCACAGCAAGGAATACCTTTCTTATATTCAAGTAGCAGATATTATTACGTATTAGTAACCGATGCTAATGGATGTACAGGCACGGACAATGTTTATGTTACAGTACAACCACTTTCAACCTCTTATGCAGGAACAGATCAAACAAAATGCAAAGATAACAACATTACATCTCTTTCCGGATCAACAAATACAGTTGGTGAAATATGGACAGGAGGCTCAGGAGTATTTACCCCTAACAATACAACAATAAATGCAACATATACACCAACAGCCACTGAACTTTCAACCGGATTTGTTACATTAACACTTACTACTACAACAAATGGGGTATGCAATGCCGCCTCAGACCAAATGACAATATCTTTCACAGATCCTCCAACTGTTGATGCTGGTATTGATCAAACAAAATGTGCAAATAATGCAGTAACAACACTTGCAGGAAGTTTTACAATAGCTACAGGTGCAATATGGTCAGGCGGAGCAGGAACTTTTTCACCTAATTCAACAACATTAAATGCTATATATACTCCAACAGCATCTGAAATAGCTTCAGGAAGTAAAACATTAACCCTTACAACAACTGGCAATGGATATTGTTCGGCTAAAACTGATCAGATAACAATTAACTTTACCCCTGCTCCTACTGCATTTGCCGGAATTGATACCAATATTTGCGGGAATGACCCCATAACACTTAACGGAATAGTAACATCGGCAACAGGTGGCTTATGGACTGGAGGAAATGGAACATTTAATCCTAACTCAAGTACATTAAATGCTACATATACTCCAACTACAACAGAAGTTTCAACTGGAAATGTAAATTTAAATCTTACAACTACAGGAGTTGGAAATTGTATTGCAAGTTCAGATGTTATAACAATTTATTTTCATCCTCAAATAAATGCAAATGCAGGTTCAGATATAACAATATGTATTGGGGATTCCATAACATTATATGCAACTGGAGGAATAAATTATATATGGAATAACTCTGTAATACAAGGGCAAGCATTTACACCAGTATCTACTGACATATATACTGTTACTGTAACCAATAGTTTTGGTTGCACTTCATCAGACAGTTTATTTATTAATGTTATTAATCCTGAAATAAACTTAACAGAGTATTCAGACACATTACATTCAAGTGGTCCTTACCAACAGAATATTTGTTTATTACAATGGTATGATTCGCAAGGTTTAATTACCGGAGCAACAGGTGAAATTTTTGTTCCTGTTTATTCCAGTGATTTTTATGTTATATCTGATTGCAATGGATGTAAAGACACATCAAATATTTTCAGTTTCATTTATACACAAACAAATGAGTTAGCAATGGATAAAGTTTTTATTTACCCTAATCCAACTAAAGATGAAATAACTATTGAAAATGTTTCAATTTATAAAACAATTATAATTACTGATGAATCAGGAAAGACACTTCAGGTAATTGAAAACATTAATAAAAACAAATTAAACATCTCGCTTAAGAATTACTCATCGGGAGTATACATAATTAAGCTATCAGCAAATAACAATATAACAATTAGTAAAACAATAATTAAGCAATAA
- a CDS encoding T9SS type A sorting domain-containing protein translates to MQSVNAIGVGIYSNNSQIIVNVYPNPAKTNTSIEISGVISNELTIEVSDILGRPVYQNSFNNTKQTKINLNLSGFEKGIYFIKVNANNSSKIIKLIHE, encoded by the coding sequence ATTCAATCGGTAAATGCTATCGGTGTTGGAATTTATTCTAACAATTCTCAAATAATTGTTAATGTATATCCTAACCCGGCAAAAACAAATACCAGTATTGAAATCAGCGGCGTTATTTCAAACGAATTGACAATTGAAGTTTCAGATATTTTAGGAAGACCTGTTTATCAGAATAGTTTTAATAACACTAAACAAACTAAAATAAACTTAAATCTTTCTGGTTTTGAAAAAGGTATTTATTTTATAAAAGTAAATGCAAATAACAGCTCAAAAATTATTAAATTGATTCATGAATAA
- a CDS encoding type IX secretion system membrane protein PorP/SprF: MKKLIVIFTAFVLFGIGAKAQQLPLYSQYMMNAFLLNPAIAGSVDYFPVRLTARQQWVGIKDAPSTQAISGHYLFTNARVGLGGYIFNDKFGPISRTGIQVCGSYHLPISGETKLSFGLAFKAAQFKFDQSKLVTIQDDDPAINHGVVTKFSPDADFGMYLYNPKFFIGMAGTQLLQLDMKLYNLDSANLDQTEKNQIIRHYFFTAGYKFTLSDAFELEPSILVKSTFNTPTQLDFNLKTYFKKNYWLGVSYRSSKDICAMIGVKFNKFYVGYAFDYTTSQIKNYSNGSHEILIGFNIKEGANKGSSLL, from the coding sequence ATGAAAAAACTGATAGTCATTTTTACAGCTTTTGTTCTTTTTGGTATTGGCGCTAAAGCTCAACAGCTTCCATTGTATTCTCAATATATGATGAATGCTTTTTTACTTAATCCGGCAATTGCAGGTAGTGTTGATTATTTCCCAGTTCGTTTAACTGCTCGTCAGCAATGGGTTGGAATTAAAGATGCACCATCAACACAAGCTATAAGTGGTCATTACCTTTTTACTAATGCAAGAGTTGGTTTAGGCGGATACATTTTTAATGATAAATTTGGTCCGATTAGCAGAACCGGTATTCAGGTTTGCGGATCTTATCATCTTCCAATTTCAGGAGAAACAAAACTTTCATTTGGTTTAGCATTTAAAGCTGCTCAATTCAAATTTGATCAATCAAAATTGGTTACTATTCAAGATGATGATCCTGCAATAAATCATGGTGTGGTTACTAAATTCTCACCAGATGCTGACTTTGGAATGTATTTATATAATCCTAAATTTTTTATTGGAATGGCAGGAACACAGCTACTTCAATTAGATATGAAATTATACAATTTAGATAGTGCTAACCTTGACCAGACTGAAAAAAATCAAATTATCAGGCATTATTTTTTCACTGCAGGGTATAAATTTACTTTAAGTGATGCATTTGAATTAGAACCATCTATTTTAGTAAAATCTACTTTCAACACACCTACTCAATTAGATTTCAATTTAAAAACATACTTTAAAAAGAATTATTGGTTAGGAGTTTCATATCGTTCAAGCAAAGACATTTGTGCAATGATAGGTGTTAAATTTAATAAGTTCTACGTAGGTTACGCATTTGACTATACAACAAGTCAGATAAAAAATTACAGTAATGGTAGCCACGAAATACTAATCGGTTTCAATATTAAAGAAGGTGCAAACAAGGGTTCAAGTTTGCTCTAG